One genomic region from Cardinium endosymbiont of Dermatophagoides farinae encodes:
- a CDS encoding AAA family ATPase, with product MNTHKLPIGVDNFHKLVSSGYLFCDKTAMIADLLKNGEEVTLITRPRRWGKTLNMSMLHHFFASEVNGVRTAGLFDNLAIGSLEGGRYIREHQGKHPVIMISFKDVNADNFQGAYNAVYELILEVYSSYAYLLKSDAVNEIQFRQLHTILSKEANQQALEKSLKLLSQCLYQHHGQKVYMLIDEYDTPLNKAYGDEVYLKAMVALMRNLFSAGLKSNTALEKGVLTGILRVSKDSMLSGLNNLETYTLLDEAYSSYFGFSETEASYLFKAKDLGTSMEEVRHWYNGYRVGNLVMYNPWSIISCMNRSGCFDVYWVNTGNNNLIEQKVLSSHSEIKAQFEQLMRGESLAVSINKHLAFDILDKDDASFWSLLLFAGYLTFETSHLSAYTNVYDCTVKVPNYEIWRLYSTFFQEWFVNQFERRRQYDSFLKHLVAGEVASFVEQLGYFLRGSVSYFDSYFDTKQSKTSEGFYHGFVLGMLSSLGITYYIRSNRESGLGRYDLLLISKKEGSKALLLEFKQVRKEEELETAAKLALSQIQIQAYHTEILQYPYVQEVVEVGIAFSGKSVVAAYATYDLAGQQAGDVLLTNRYGQCEERL from the coding sequence ATGAATACGCATAAATTACCGATTGGTGTTGATAACTTTCATAAGTTGGTATCTAGCGGTTACCTGTTTTGTGATAAGACAGCTATGATTGCTGATTTACTCAAAAATGGAGAAGAAGTTACCTTAATTACCCGTCCCCGTCGTTGGGGTAAGACACTCAATATGTCTATGCTGCATCATTTTTTTGCCTCAGAAGTGAATGGCGTACGTACAGCAGGTTTATTTGATAATTTAGCTATTGGAAGCTTAGAAGGTGGCAGGTACATTAGGGAACATCAAGGAAAGCACCCTGTCATTATGATCAGTTTTAAAGATGTCAATGCAGACAATTTTCAAGGGGCTTACAATGCGGTGTATGAATTGATATTGGAGGTGTATAGTTCCTATGCTTACCTATTAAAAAGTGATGCAGTTAATGAAATACAGTTCAGACAATTACATACTATCCTGAGTAAGGAAGCCAATCAGCAAGCATTAGAAAAATCCTTAAAGCTGCTCAGTCAGTGCCTCTATCAACACCATGGACAGAAGGTCTATATGCTGATAGATGAATATGATACTCCCCTAAACAAGGCTTACGGTGATGAGGTATACTTGAAAGCTATGGTTGCGTTGATGCGTAATCTATTTAGTGCTGGTTTAAAAAGTAATACTGCGCTAGAAAAAGGGGTTTTAACGGGTATATTGCGTGTTTCTAAAGACAGCATGCTCTCTGGATTGAATAACTTAGAAACTTATACTTTATTAGATGAAGCATATAGTTCCTATTTTGGCTTTAGTGAAACAGAAGCTTCCTATTTATTTAAAGCCAAAGATCTTGGTACTTCTATGGAAGAAGTAAGACATTGGTACAATGGTTATAGGGTAGGGAACTTGGTTATGTATAATCCATGGTCTATTATTTCTTGTATGAATAGATCAGGTTGTTTTGATGTCTATTGGGTAAATACGGGTAATAACAACTTAATCGAACAAAAGGTGCTTTCTAGTCATTCTGAGATTAAAGCGCAATTTGAACAATTGATGCGAGGGGAATCCTTAGCTGTATCTATCAACAAACATCTTGCTTTTGATATCTTAGATAAAGATGATGCATCTTTTTGGAGTCTTTTATTATTTGCTGGCTATTTAACCTTTGAAACAAGTCATTTAAGTGCCTATACAAATGTATATGACTGTACAGTCAAGGTTCCTAATTATGAAATATGGCGACTCTATAGTACATTTTTTCAGGAATGGTTCGTCAATCAGTTTGAACGAAGGAGGCAATATGATTCTTTTTTGAAACATTTGGTAGCTGGTGAGGTTGCTTCTTTTGTAGAACAACTTGGTTACTTCTTACGAGGCAGTGTTAGCTACTTTGATAGCTACTTTGATACCAAACAAAGTAAAACATCAGAAGGGTTTTATCATGGTTTTGTCTTAGGGATGTTATCAAGTTTGGGTATAACCTATTATATACGCTCCAACAGAGAAAGCGGTTTAGGTCGTTATGATCTGCTATTAATATCTAAAAAAGAAGGTTCAAAAGCGCTGCTATTGGAATTTAAACAGGTACGTAAAGAAGAAGAATTGGAAACTGCAGCTAAACTTGCCTTATCTCAAATACAAATACAAGCCTACCATACTGAAATATTACAATATCCTTATGTACAGGAAGTAGTAGAAGTGGGTATTGCTTTTTCAGGAAAGTCAGTTGTAGCTGCTTACGCAACTTATGATTTGGCTGGTCAACAAGCTGGTGATGTGCTGCTAACCAATAGATATGGGCAGTGTGAGGAAAGATTATAA
- a CDS encoding ankyrin repeat domain-containing protein, with amino-acid sequence MGAVGYNNEPAVEFVLTRAPEVDLKDSNGQTALIMAVHGDIDERIVKHLLDHDADPCIKDKSQNTARFYAEEENNKKPSEKVSSVIAMLDTAIAERYPKTKKCPEA; translated from the coding sequence ATGGGTGCAGTAGGATATAACAATGAACCCGCTGTTGAATTCGTGCTAACTAGGGCTCCGGAGGTGGATCTAAAAGATAGTAATGGGCAGACAGCCCTAATTATGGCAGTACATGGCGATATTGATGAGCGTATTGTTAAGCATTTACTGGATCATGATGCAGATCCGTGTATAAAAGATAAGTCTCAAAATACTGCGCGATTCTATGCAGAAGAAGAAAACAACAAAAAACCTTCTGAAAAGGTGTCTAGTGTTATAGCAATGTTGGACACAGCTATAGCAGAACGGTACCCAAAGACGAAGAAATGTCCAGAGGCGTAA
- a CDS encoding Rpn family recombination-promoting nuclease/putative transposase — MQKVYYQLVDLYAMPDDQIKQKQHLGMMEYFMKYIHVRDTLKLWEEFLENFKSCILLDKEKGYIYIRNFLWYSDNKLPEDKQPVLEKIITKHLPKKDKEDIMRTIAQKYRDEGIRIGEENMRTIAQKYREEGIKMGQEKGKLEGKLEGKEEGKLEIAKATLLKGYPLEDITLLTGLSRAQIQSIL; from the coding sequence TTGCAGAAGGTCTATTATCAACTGGTGGACTTATATGCCATGCCAGATGACCAAATCAAGCAGAAGCAACATTTAGGAATGATGGAGTACTTCATGAAGTATATTCATGTGCGTGATACGCTTAAATTATGGGAGGAATTTTTAGAAAACTTTAAATCTTGTATTCTCCTTGATAAGGAAAAAGGTTATATTTATATAAGAAATTTTCTATGGTATAGTGATAACAAGTTACCTGAAGATAAACAACCCGTTTTAGAAAAAATTATTACAAAGCATCTACCCAAAAAAGATAAAGAAGATATTATGAGAACTATAGCACAAAAATATAGGGATGAAGGTATCCGAATAGGGGAAGAAAATATGAGAACTATAGCACAAAAATATAGAGAGGAGGGTATTAAAATGGGTCAGGAAAAAGGCAAGCTAGAAGGTAAGCTAGAGGGTAAAGAAGAAGGTAAGTTAGAGATAGCTAAAGCCACGCTTTTAAAGGGTTACCCTTTAGAGGATATTACGCTTCTTACTGGTTTATCTCGCGCTCAAATCCAGAGCATTTTATAG
- the murG gene encoding undecaprenyldiphospho-muramoylpentapeptide beta-N-acetylglucosaminyltransferase has product MRVLIGCGGTGGHIYPAIAIADGIKRQFPDAAFLFVGTKGGKEVGLVVAAGYPIMRISIRGLQRNKLIKNLWLPFLILKSLYQARRIIKSFKPDVVIGTGGYASFPTLFIAATQRIPTLIQEQNSVAGLTNKFLSRFVNKVCTGYPNVFFPCAREKIIFTGNPVRSSLCTFREDRMDALEYFSFSAFQNKKCLLVVGGSGGANPLNTTILEWKEQLSALDIQVIWVTGERYLEPIKKAMKDYRYIKCYGFLSNMEMAYAAADIVISRAGALSIAELCVRRKPTILVPSSNVAGDHQTKNSLPLAHQGAVIHVTDQECPFLLIPKVIELLNDEAQQLELVKCMEPFTTLHTNAQDKIVEVVLDLVKCSADCYPSES; this is encoded by the coding sequence ATGCGTGTTTTGATAGGTTGTGGAGGTACGGGGGGGCATATTTATCCTGCTATAGCCATTGCTGATGGCATTAAGCGGCAGTTTCCCGATGCAGCGTTCTTGTTTGTAGGTACAAAAGGGGGTAAAGAGGTAGGTTTAGTAGTTGCTGCCGGTTATCCGATTATGCGGATTAGCATAAGAGGGTTGCAAAGAAATAAGCTCATTAAAAATCTATGGTTGCCTTTTCTTATTTTAAAAAGTCTATATCAAGCAAGGCGCATTATTAAATCATTTAAGCCTGATGTCGTTATTGGTACAGGTGGATACGCTTCTTTTCCCACCCTGTTTATAGCTGCTACGCAAAGGATTCCTACGCTTATTCAAGAACAAAACAGTGTTGCTGGGTTGACCAATAAATTCCTTTCTAGGTTTGTAAATAAGGTTTGTACGGGCTATCCAAATGTATTTTTTCCTTGTGCAAGGGAAAAAATAATATTTACCGGCAATCCTGTACGTTCATCGCTTTGTACCTTCCGGGAAGACCGCATGGATGCGCTTGAGTATTTTAGTTTTTCTGCCTTTCAGAATAAAAAATGCCTACTGGTAGTTGGTGGAAGCGGAGGTGCAAATCCATTGAATACAACTATTTTGGAATGGAAGGAGCAGTTGTCTGCCTTGGATATACAAGTTATATGGGTAACAGGCGAGCGGTATTTGGAGCCTATTAAAAAGGCTATGAAAGACTATCGTTATATAAAATGCTATGGCTTTTTAAGCAATATGGAAATGGCTTATGCAGCTGCGGATATTGTTATCTCTAGAGCCGGTGCTTTATCCATTGCAGAGCTTTGTGTAAGGAGGAAGCCGACTATTTTGGTGCCATCATCTAATGTAGCAGGTGATCATCAGACGAAGAACAGCTTGCCATTGGCCCATCAGGGCGCGGTGATACATGTTACAGACCAGGAATGTCCCTTTTTACTGATACCTAAGGTAATAGAACTATTGAATGACGAGGCCCAACAATTAGAGCTCGTCAAATGCATGGAACCTTTTACTACATTACACACCAATGCACAGGATAAGATTGTTGAAGTAGTGCTTGATTTGGTCAAATGCAGCGCTGATTGCTATCCATCTGAATCGTAA
- the lptC gene encoding LPS export ABC transporter periplasmic protein LptC, whose amino-acid sequence MACWVPLYADSQKGLPVLETTDFELLGTDGGSLHLTVKAHKMCQYENGNATLAGGITIVLYENKEDNPTNIQADTLSYNKAEDLCVLAGNVLLSKPQQQLSIRTEHLSYDIKKEIISTALSIVIVDKENILKGSGLRATKDLTKYTITNPSGAVEVEQASQF is encoded by the coding sequence ATGGCATGTTGGGTGCCACTATATGCAGATTCGCAAAAAGGGCTACCTGTATTAGAAACTACTGATTTTGAGTTATTGGGTACAGATGGTGGTAGCTTACATTTAACGGTTAAGGCACATAAGATGTGTCAGTACGAAAATGGAAATGCAACATTAGCAGGTGGCATAACAATCGTTTTATATGAAAATAAAGAGGATAATCCTACGAATATTCAAGCTGATACACTTTCTTATAATAAAGCAGAAGATCTTTGTGTGCTAGCAGGGAATGTACTGCTTAGTAAGCCACAGCAGCAATTAAGCATCCGCACAGAACACTTGTCTTATGATATAAAGAAAGAAATAATCTCTACAGCATTATCTATTGTAATAGTAGATAAAGAGAATATATTAAAAGGGAGTGGACTGCGTGCTACAAAGGATTTAACCAAATATACGATTACTAATCCTAGTGGAGCGGTAGAGGTAGAGCAAGCGTCGCAGTTCTAG
- a CDS encoding Do family serine endopeptidase: MYEQFNKQVVGKKVCIGAILFGLLLWLFMRPDAWSEQKSLAPYVQQVAPVESHQPLAQRLQPLEKHLETPSTPEGAPYLKSLPDFTYAAKIAIPAVVYIKASRKPQVVKRDAISPVEELFKQFFGEGILGPRAYERPAKECAGSGVIYTSNGYIVTNNHLVEDADQIEVNLNDNRSYKAKLVGTDPFTDLALLKIEACNLPALVLGSSDKLQVGEWVLAVGNPFNLYSTVTKGIVSAKSRSLDRPDNGKSEKLSIQSFIQTDAVINPGNSGGALVNLYGELVGINTAMYASMSASFMGYGFAIPSSLVKKIANDLIQYGAVQRVLLGVTIRDVDAELAKKLGLKVISGVYIDSVQDNSPCVKLLQKEDVITQINGRKINKSADLQEVIACSKPGDKVAVTLCRKGKEQVVHILLKKQPDAIQIVQKDDTLKVEGAIFQNLDAQTKKKLKLSGGVLVQEVSKGKFQAAGLKKGYILLAFDKQPVASIASLAEMIRRTTEPVLIQVMEPNKGTISYLAVELGGSSCKQK; this comes from the coding sequence ATGTACGAACAATTTAACAAGCAAGTTGTAGGTAAAAAGGTCTGTATTGGTGCTATTCTGTTTGGCTTATTGCTATGGTTGTTCATGCGTCCTGATGCATGGAGTGAGCAAAAAAGCTTAGCGCCCTATGTGCAGCAGGTTGCCCCTGTGGAGTCCCATCAACCATTAGCGCAAAGGCTACAACCATTGGAAAAACACCTAGAAACCCCATCAACCCCAGAAGGTGCGCCTTACCTGAAATCTTTACCTGATTTTACCTATGCAGCTAAAATTGCTATACCAGCCGTGGTATATATAAAAGCATCCCGAAAGCCTCAAGTAGTTAAACGGGACGCTATTAGCCCTGTAGAGGAATTGTTTAAACAATTTTTTGGAGAAGGCATACTGGGGCCTAGAGCATATGAACGACCAGCCAAAGAATGTGCTGGTTCTGGGGTTATTTATACCAGTAATGGGTATATCGTTACCAATAATCATCTGGTTGAGGATGCAGATCAGATAGAGGTTAATTTAAATGACAATCGATCCTATAAAGCAAAATTAGTTGGTACTGATCCCTTTACCGACCTAGCACTTTTAAAAATTGAAGCATGCAATTTACCTGCTTTGGTGCTCGGTAGTTCCGATAAATTACAGGTAGGAGAGTGGGTTTTAGCCGTTGGAAATCCCTTTAACTTGTATTCTACCGTTACCAAAGGGATTGTAAGTGCTAAATCTAGATCCTTAGATAGACCTGACAATGGAAAATCTGAAAAATTAAGCATCCAGTCTTTTATTCAAACCGATGCAGTGATCAATCCAGGTAATAGTGGTGGGGCACTCGTCAACTTGTATGGAGAATTGGTAGGGATTAATACAGCTATGTATGCTTCAATGTCAGCTTCATTTATGGGATATGGCTTTGCGATACCTTCTTCTTTGGTCAAAAAGATAGCCAATGATCTCATCCAGTATGGTGCCGTACAGCGGGTATTATTAGGTGTAACCATTCGGGATGTCGATGCTGAATTGGCCAAAAAATTGGGTTTGAAGGTAATTAGTGGGGTCTATATTGATTCGGTTCAAGACAATAGTCCTTGTGTAAAGTTACTGCAAAAAGAAGATGTGATTACCCAAATTAATGGCCGAAAAATTAATAAAAGTGCAGATTTACAAGAAGTAATAGCTTGTTCTAAACCAGGTGATAAGGTAGCTGTTACGCTATGTCGTAAGGGCAAAGAGCAGGTAGTGCATATATTATTGAAAAAACAGCCTGATGCGATACAAATTGTACAAAAAGATGATACATTAAAAGTCGAAGGGGCTATATTTCAGAATCTTGATGCGCAAACCAAGAAAAAGCTTAAGCTTTCTGGAGGCGTGTTGGTTCAGGAGGTTTCCAAAGGGAAATTTCAAGCTGCTGGCCTTAAAAAGGGCTATATTTTATTAGCCTTTGATAAGCAACCTGTTGCGAGTATAGCAAGCTTAGCTGAAATGATCAGGCGTACCACAGAACCTGTTCTGATACAGGTAATGGAACCGAATAAAGGGACTATTAGCTACTTGGCAGTTGAGTTGGGTGGTAGCTCTTGTAAGCAAAAATAA
- the cysS gene encoding cysteine--tRNA ligase has product MHQILRIYNSLTRQKEVFQPLRPPFVGMYLCGPTVYGKAHLGHARAAITFDIIFRYLDHLNYKVRYVRNITDVGHLERDLDEGKDKIQQQAKLEAVSPMEVAQRYTYTYRKNMEQLNVLPPSIEPCASGHILEQIAMIEKIIQNGLAYIVDGSVYFDVAAYSQMHHYGKLSGRSIAATRSGTRTLAKQRDKKERVDFALWKKATPMHSMHWPSPWGAGFPGWHIECSAMSTKYLGKQFDIHGGGMDLLFPHHECEIAQAQAALKTDLVTYWIHNNLVTIDGVKMGKSLGNFITLDELFTGSHLAIDQPYSPMALRFFMLQAHYRSTLSITIEGLKAAYQGYRKLMNGLHLLTKLDQEGITPSGTNGRLDAAIHADCSACYSAINDDFNTAKVLASLFNLLKKINGWHNGTLGDASISSAAFNHLRNTYTTFMIDLLGLKEEHAATTNQMIETLLTLYQEAKAEQRYNQIDCIRTAFHKMGIAIKDHPNGVSWAYQ; this is encoded by the coding sequence ATGCATCAAATATTACGGATCTACAACAGCCTAACCAGGCAAAAAGAAGTTTTTCAGCCACTCAGGCCGCCTTTTGTGGGTATGTATCTATGTGGCCCTACGGTTTATGGGAAAGCCCATCTGGGTCATGCACGTGCGGCTATTACCTTTGATATCATCTTTCGTTATCTAGACCATTTGAACTATAAGGTTCGCTATGTGCGCAATATTACTGATGTGGGCCATCTGGAAAGGGATTTGGATGAGGGCAAGGATAAAATACAGCAACAAGCCAAACTGGAAGCGGTAAGCCCTATGGAGGTAGCACAACGTTACACCTATACCTACCGTAAAAACATGGAACAGCTGAATGTATTGCCTCCTAGCATTGAGCCCTGCGCAAGCGGACATATCTTGGAACAAATTGCCATGATTGAAAAAATTATTCAAAATGGCTTAGCCTATATCGTAGATGGATCTGTCTATTTTGATGTGGCTGCATACAGCCAAATGCACCACTATGGCAAACTTTCTGGAAGGAGTATAGCAGCTACCCGCTCAGGAACGCGTACATTGGCCAAGCAAAGAGATAAAAAGGAACGGGTAGATTTTGCTTTATGGAAAAAAGCAACCCCAATGCATAGTATGCATTGGCCCTCTCCCTGGGGAGCGGGTTTTCCTGGATGGCACATTGAATGTTCTGCGATGTCTACAAAATATTTAGGCAAGCAGTTTGACATTCACGGGGGAGGCATGGATTTGCTTTTTCCGCACCATGAATGTGAAATCGCACAAGCACAAGCTGCATTAAAAACAGATTTGGTCACCTATTGGATCCATAATAACCTGGTTACGATTGATGGGGTAAAAATGGGTAAATCATTGGGCAATTTTATTACACTAGATGAACTGTTTACAGGAAGCCATCTGGCCATAGACCAGCCTTACAGCCCTATGGCATTGCGCTTTTTTATGCTACAGGCGCATTACAGAAGCACCCTTTCTATTACGATAGAGGGCTTAAAAGCAGCCTACCAAGGTTACCGTAAATTAATGAATGGCTTGCACCTCCTAACGAAACTGGACCAAGAAGGCATAACCCCATCGGGAACAAATGGCAGGCTAGATGCAGCCATTCATGCAGATTGTAGCGCTTGCTATAGCGCTATAAATGATGACTTCAATACCGCAAAGGTGTTAGCCAGCTTATTTAATTTGTTAAAAAAAATAAATGGATGGCACAATGGTACACTAGGTGATGCATCGATTTCAAGCGCTGCATTTAACCACCTGCGTAATACCTATACTACCTTTATGATAGACCTATTGGGTTTAAAAGAAGAACATGCAGCTACTACTAACCAAATGATAGAAACACTATTGACCCTTTACCAAGAGGCTAAAGCAGAACAGCGTTACAACCAAATTGATTGCATACGGACTGCATTCCATAAAATGGGTATTGCCATCAAAGACCACCCAAATGGCGTGAGCTGGGCATATCAATAA
- a CDS encoding ankyrin repeat domain-containing protein, whose translation MARPSLNDLMKIIAFLIEHKANCNLQDRDGNTIVMRAAHKFDFTMLSTVIGEGADPSIPNKEGDTPKSFLEKNRSNKPKGYSKEEMDFLIEKAFEPPKEKGE comes from the coding sequence TTGGCCAGACCTAGCTTAAACGATCTTATGAAGATTATTGCCTTCTTAATTGAGCATAAGGCCAATTGTAATCTACAAGATCGTGATGGCAATACCATCGTAATGCGTGCAGCACACAAGTTTGATTTTACTATGCTTTCCACTGTGATAGGTGAAGGTGCAGATCCATCTATACCAAATAAAGAAGGGGATACGCCAAAATCCTTTTTGGAAAAAAACCGTTCTAATAAACCGAAAGGCTATTCTAAGGAGGAGATGGATTTTTTGATAGAAAAAGCATTTGAGCCTCCTAAAGAAAAAGGGGAATAA
- a CDS encoding dihydrolipoamide acetyltransferase family protein: protein MSLITLYLPKMGESVMEAVVLAWCVREEEVVFEGAPLLEVATDKVDAEIPAAYAGKIKRLLVAKGAVVPIGAPIALLETDTVPPLTHETFSLQPDLAATMPSLNVAVTPFTSLPTSLPLPSFSKVKLTPLAKHIAQEHGIRPDELEQLASYAKDHWVTKAILLAYLNKRMPVNTSDRQLDRVASMEGDEVIQMDRVRKLIADRMVVSKKIAPHVTSFIRADVTELVAWRNQHKASFEEKYGIKLTYNPIFMAVIARVLQQFPLLNAVVVDDRIIKRKHINMGFAVACADGNLLVPVVQRVEQLGLVPLAAQIDALIHKARSGTIMPDALTGASYTISNIGCFDNLMGTPIIVQPQVAILALGLIEKRPAVVCVDGKERIAIRDELFLSHTYDHRIIDGAIGGGFLKCLAKELGSFVNKIGEYSFT from the coding sequence ATGTCTTTAATAACGCTTTATTTGCCAAAGATGGGTGAAAGTGTGATGGAAGCTGTAGTATTGGCTTGGTGTGTAAGAGAGGAGGAGGTAGTCTTTGAAGGTGCACCGCTGTTGGAGGTGGCTACAGATAAAGTTGATGCAGAAATCCCTGCTGCTTACGCTGGTAAGATTAAAAGATTATTGGTAGCAAAAGGAGCGGTGGTACCCATTGGAGCGCCTATTGCGTTATTAGAAACGGATACTGTACCACCTTTAACCCATGAAACATTCAGTTTACAACCTGATTTGGCAGCTACCATGCCATCCCTTAATGTAGCAGTTACTCCCTTTACCTCTTTGCCTACCTCTTTGCCTTTGCCATCCTTTAGCAAGGTAAAATTAACACCTTTGGCCAAGCATATTGCGCAAGAACATGGTATACGGCCAGATGAACTGGAACAGTTAGCCAGTTATGCTAAGGACCATTGGGTTACTAAAGCAATCCTTTTGGCTTATTTAAACAAGCGTATGCCAGTCAATACTTCTGATCGCCAGCTAGATCGGGTTGCCTCTATGGAGGGAGACGAGGTGATTCAAATGGATCGTGTTAGAAAACTTATTGCCGATCGTATGGTTGTCTCTAAGAAGATTGCCCCTCATGTTACCTCTTTTATACGTGCTGATGTAACGGAACTTGTTGCCTGGAGGAATCAGCATAAAGCTTCTTTTGAAGAAAAATATGGGATTAAGCTGACTTATAATCCTATTTTTATGGCAGTGATTGCGCGTGTTTTGCAGCAGTTCCCATTGCTGAATGCGGTAGTAGTGGATGATCGGATTATTAAACGCAAGCATATTAATATGGGTTTTGCGGTAGCATGCGCTGATGGTAACCTGCTCGTTCCTGTTGTGCAGCGCGTAGAGCAGCTTGGTTTGGTACCATTGGCAGCTCAGATCGATGCTTTGATCCATAAAGCACGTAGCGGTACCATTATGCCAGATGCATTAACCGGCGCCAGCTATACCATCTCTAATATCGGTTGCTTTGACAATCTGATGGGAACCCCTATTATTGTGCAACCCCAGGTAGCCATTCTTGCCTTAGGCCTTATTGAAAAACGCCCTGCTGTTGTTTGTGTTGATGGAAAAGAGCGCATAGCAATTCGTGATGAGCTGTTTCTATCCCATACCTATGACCACCGGATTATAGATGGCGCAATAGGAGGGGGATTTTTAAAATGTTTGGCCAAGGAATTGGGATCTTTTGTGAATAAGATAGGGGAGTATTCCTTTACATAA
- the mgtE gene encoding magnesium transporter produces MKLKGENKFAKWMRLLKQQQEKRLAYCLERASPIEVAGFLEKQSFEVVIAIFNALSIARQGEIFSLLNDNALQMQIYHSIPKSSFAKLFSCMPSDLRVDFYQRLSSKEHAHLLPYLSRKVREDVIMLNAYLPDTAGGIMNTDFATVLNSMTVEEAIAKIREDAPSKKMLYYIYVVDEKMKLVGFISLKDLVMRSPEEKIETILNVNFIYATVDEDQEVVAKKIEQYDLVAIPILNQEEQIVGIVSYDDAIDIIRAEQVEDMDKFMGITSEEDAPDYLKVSSLQHLKKRIKWIVIVFMASIVGHSFTHAKSAFFTPFNLIFYLSMITDTGGNVGSQVASVVLQALNRGQVTLSDWARIILKELRIAIMLASVLFFLAYIKVFLTSSLDAEINRHYHVMFVVALSIVLQVIFSAFIGAAFPLAAKYFNGDPAVAANPAINTTVELLGVIIYYVVICWLINPVGSC; encoded by the coding sequence ATGAAACTAAAAGGGGAAAATAAATTTGCTAAGTGGATGCGTTTACTCAAACAGCAGCAGGAGAAGCGGTTGGCCTATTGCTTGGAGCGTGCATCGCCCATAGAGGTGGCTGGGTTTTTAGAAAAGCAGTCTTTTGAGGTGGTTATAGCAATATTTAATGCCTTATCTATTGCACGGCAAGGAGAGATATTTTCCTTATTGAACGATAATGCATTACAGATGCAAATTTACCATAGCATTCCTAAAAGTAGTTTTGCCAAGCTTTTTTCTTGTATGCCTTCTGATTTGCGTGTTGATTTTTACCAACGATTGAGCAGTAAGGAGCATGCCCATTTGCTACCCTATTTGAGTAGAAAAGTTCGAGAAGATGTGATTATGCTCAATGCCTATTTGCCAGATACAGCAGGGGGTATTATGAATACAGATTTTGCCACGGTCTTAAATTCAATGACTGTAGAGGAAGCAATCGCTAAAATCCGTGAGGATGCACCTTCTAAAAAGATGCTTTATTACATCTATGTGGTGGATGAAAAGATGAAGTTGGTTGGCTTTATTTCTTTAAAGGATTTGGTGATGCGTTCTCCAGAAGAGAAGATAGAGACTATACTCAATGTGAATTTTATCTATGCTACAGTTGATGAAGACCAAGAAGTTGTTGCCAAAAAAATTGAACAATATGATTTGGTAGCTATTCCTATTCTCAATCAGGAAGAACAAATCGTAGGTATTGTAAGCTATGATGATGCCATAGATATTATCAGGGCGGAACAAGTTGAGGATATGGATAAATTTATGGGTATTACTTCAGAAGAAGATGCGCCAGATTATCTAAAGGTATCCAGTTTACAACATCTTAAAAAAAGAATCAAATGGATTGTAATCGTATTTATGGCCAGTATTGTTGGCCACTCTTTTACCCATGCTAAGAGTGCTTTTTTTACCCCATTTAATCTGATTTTCTATTTAAGTATGATTACCGATACTGGAGGGAATGTAGGAAGTCAAGTTGCCTCAGTAGTATTACAAGCATTGAACCGTGGCCAAGTCACGTTGTCTGACTGGGCTAGGATTATTTTAAAAGAATTAAGGATTGCTATTATGCTTGCTTCTGTTTTATTTTTTCTTGCTTATATTAAAGTATTCTTAACCTCCAGTTTAGATGCAGAGATCAATAGGCACTATCACGTGATGTTTGTGGTGGCATTGAGTATTGTTTTACAAGTTATTTTTTCTGCCTTTATAGGTGCGGCTTTTCCATTGGCTGCTAAATACTTTAATGGAGACCCTGCAGTAGCGGCCAATCCTGCAATCAACACAACGGTAGAGCTGTTGGGCGTGATCATTTATTATGTTGTCATCTGTTGGCTTATTAATCCAGTTGGTAGCTGTTAG